Genomic window (Shimia isoporae):
TTCAGCCTTAAGATTTTTTGATACCTTCTGAAGTCTTCTGCACAAAGCGATGCAAATGGGATCAGTTTGCGGAAACCTTGTGGCGGTCCGGCAGAATTCGAACCTGCAACCTGCCCATTCGGAGCGGGCTGCTCTATCCAGTTTAGCCACAGGACCGTTGTTTTGTGCACCGTGTGTAAGCACGTGTATCGTCCATCACCATCACGAACCACTCTGACGTGAACCCGCTTGGTTATCAGTGACTTGAGTGTCGCATGGCAGCAGACGACGTGCAACATGCATCGCACCGGAACTGCATCCCTGACTCGTAGTAACGTCAGCATACTGAGTGACAGCGGAGTGATAAGAGTGACACTGGAGTGACGAGGGTGCCACAACCGTTGTGATGATATGACCAAATACACGCCGACGCGACCGGGTGCAGACACGTGACAACACTTGTGCGACGGGGGTAGCCAAGTGAGCCATCCACCTCCCTCTGCGCAACATCCCCCGCCCAAAATCAAAACCCCGGTCTATGCCAAGTGGCCCTGCAGCGGTGATGTCGCGCGTCCCCCGGTACGCCACTTTTTTCATCCAACTAATCCAACGAATCCAAAATTTGTTTTGAGTTCAGTTAGAAGGGACTGTTCCAACTGAATTTCTAACAACCTACCACTTTAGAAAACATCCGAATTTGGTTGCCGAGGATGGATAGGTTGGATCAACCGGGTCCAGCGTCCGGTAAGCTTGCCATTACAGACACTCGATGGGATTGGTCTGATGCCTCCTTTGGGTCAAAATGACGAGTGCCTCGCTTGGCACCAATTTCCGTTATCTGGAAGGAGTAGGCAGAAACCGTTCCTTGTTCTCTCCTCTATCTGTTCGCAGCCCAGAGTGACGGATGCCTCGTCAGAACCTCAAGCTGCCGCAGCTTTGTGGCAATCCCTTCCGGCTTTGGTCGCTGGTTGGCCATGTTTTTCCTCCGTGTTCCTAAACATAGCGCAGAACCACTTCATCCGGGGAAGTCCATCCGGCATCGGCCAATCCCGAATGTGCTGCCATATCTTTGAACGACCGCAGATTCTCCAAACTTTTCCAGTATCGCTTGAGGAATATATTGCTTTCGTCGACGCTGCTTTGACCAATCTACGGAACAAACCGGATCATTGCCTAATGCCCCTAACGATGAATTCAGTTTATCGCCTAACAAGCTTTTATAGTCACTTTTACAACCTTTAGGATCTGGCGTTGTCCGCACAGTAAGTTCGTTTTTCGGAATGCGCTTTATAGCATCAAGGCTCCGTACTATTTGTGTTGAGTATTCAGACGCTAAGTTGTCTGGGTTTTGGCTTTCCACCCAAGGCATCTGAAAGTTAGACTGGAGAGATTCGAGTAGATCTCGCGAGCAATAATCAAAGTGTACTTCCACCCCGCAAGAATTGAGCTCTTCCCTTAGTACCGGGTACACTTCTTCAAGCGTAGGAAGCTTCAGCGCTAGCGCCTTCAATTCTCTAGGGTCTTAGCCGGTAAGTTTTTCTCATTGTAAATGAGGCAATACAGTACAAGAATGGATTGCGGCTAGCGTTCATGTAGTCTTCCTATGAAATCTGCCGCCAGTCGCGCCCAAAACTGTCAGTCTAAATATCACTCTGACCCTCTCCGTAACGCCGAACAAAAATCTCGTTTGGCGGAAATTTTTCAATGAGAACATAACCCAACGCCCCGATACGATCCCGGTATATGCTCGAATTACCAAAGTTTTCTAACACTATAACGCTCGGAGCCAATTTTTCGAAATCCAGACCGCCAAGGACTTCCATCTCCCAGCCCTCGACATCGATGCAAAGCAGGTCGATGTGGGCCACCTCGACCGCCGCGGTGGCGAGGATCGTATCCAGCCGCCTCTGCCGCACCTTAATCCGTTCCACAGACGCCTTGTCGGAAAGATCATCTAGCTGAACTTGGAACTCCGGTCTGATACCTAGGGACGAAATGCTCTCGTAGGTGATTTCACCACTCTGGTATTCAATGCCGTGCAGATTAACGAGGTAGAAATCCACCTCATCTGCGTCCGAATCGGAAGCGGCGAATTCATAGATCTCATGCCCCATCCGGCGATGCTGCTCCGCAAAAATTGGATTGGGTTCAACGGAAAGGACACGCCAGCCGGCCTTCCGGAATCCCGCTCCAATCGAGAGGTATTCCGGCGATGCGGCGCCAATTTCCACGAGAACGTGCGTACGCCCATTCGGTCGCTGAGCGAAGTAGTGATTGAGAAGATGTATATCGATATCGGACTCTGCGGCCAATCGACTGTCCCTCCTAGTGATTGCCAGGTTACCTAATTCGAAATAGCTAAGACAATTCGTGGCCGAATACTCTACAAAAGCGACCAATGCGTATGCGCTTTTAATTCACGAGCGCGGCCTGCTCCGCGCGCTTGCGTCGCCGCTGCACTCTATAAAGGTCCCACCAATAGGCGACTTTGAAAGGGTGCCGCAACATAACCCTTTTCCATGACTTGCTTTCTGAATACAGTCGTCTGATCCGACCGGGATCTTTGAACCTGCGCGGGAGCGACTGCAAGAGAAGTCTGTGCTCTTGCAGCAGCTCTTCATAGTCCGGGTCATGGGTAGCTTTGGACATGTGGGCGTTTTCGAGGGCGTCGCGATACTGGCGGAAGCAATTCGGATGCACGACGTCTACCACGGGCCTTGCCGAAGCCTTCGCGCGCACCTGCTCGAGAAGATCGGGTCTCTCCCGATTTACGAAGACCATTGTGTTCTGGGCATACCACCACATTACGCGAGAGTCGTACCAGGCACGGTTCTTCAAGGCATCGATGCCTGCGTATCCGCGTTCCTCGAAGCGGGACCACCAGTAGCTCTGCCATTGTTCATTGACGTGATACGTCCCACCTTGACCGGGGATCGCGGCCCCGAACACAATCACGTCGCTCAGAGACACAAGCGTATCCACGAATGCCTTTGAAGAACTCGCGGAAAGGTGTTCTGCAACTTCTAGCGACTGGGCGATGTCAAAGCGCCGTCCTAGGTCCAGCGGGTCCGCAAGATTTCGTTTTAGAGCGCGACACGCCGGAATCTTGAGAAGGTGCCCGTCAGGTAAGTGGCCATCTATCCCAAGATAGTCCTCAATCCCATTGCGTTCGTACTCGGCCAGCCATGCTCCCGTCCCGCATCCGACATCCACGACCGAACTCGCACCTGCACGCAGATCGAGGATCCAAGGCACCATGATGGACGCACTCAGGCTAGAACCATCAACCTGGTCCGAGAAAAACTTTGCATCGTAGGTTTCATTGCTCAATGTCACGACTGCTCGCTTTCGTAAGTTCTTGTCGTCTCCGCTTCAGCCAATCCAATCGGCCCGGTTTCCGCCCGTATCTCAAGCACAGACGCGATCCTCGTCGCAACGTTCTTAGGGTCAATTTGGCGCAGGTAATCCGTCATTGGAGAGCTTCGCTTGTCGAGAACTTCCGAAGAACGTACGACGCTGTCAAGAGCGCCAGCCAGTACCTTGGGTGTTTCGTTTGAGATCACATGCCCCGCACCTAGGTTTGCGATAAACTTGCCGACAACCGTATCCACGGCGGCAATCACCCCGACGCCAGCACTCAAATAATCCGAGATTGCACCGCTCATGACATTTTTTTGCGGTCCGTCGAACATCAGGCATCCATAGTCTGACGCCACGATCCGGGTCGCATAGTCCCAGGGGCTTACAACAGCATAATCACCGGGGATTCCGTTGTCGGCTAGGTCAATGCGATGCGCAACACCCGCGGCTGTCAGAGCCTCTTGCGCAGCTTTTATGATACGCGGCTGGGCCTTTCCGACCAGCAGCACGAACAGCTTTCGTTTCACGTCGTCGGATAGGTGCGGAATCGCTTCAAGCAAGTTTTCAAGCCCCTTGCCCGGACGCTGTTCCCCCATTTGGGCCAGCACGACGGCATCATCAGGAATGCCAAGACTGCGTCGTGCCTCTGTGCGAGACATGGTCATGTAAGGCGCGTGATGAGCAATGTGAGGAAGCGTGTAGACACGATCGAGACCGTACTGCTCTCGAAGGGTAAGTTCGATCTGCGGCGCGAAAACAAAGACTGCCTCTAGGCGCTGCCCGAACGTCTGCAGTGCACGTACATCGGCTTCATTGTCAGGTAGCCGGTGCAAAAAGCCGGAGATTTTCACCGCGTGCCTATCCATCAGACCTGTAAAATTTGCCCGGTTCAACCAGTACAAATGATTATCGAGGGTCGGGAGAAACAGTTTGCAGTTTCGCCCTGAGATGGCCTCGAAGATTCCGTCGTAGTCAGGGCAGGGCGAGTCAACCGGGACGGTCATCGCTATTTCCTGCATATGCGGAAGTAGACGCAGGGGCGCCACCAAGTAATTGTGTCCCCTGTTACCGGCGCCTTCCGCTACAAGCAGCCGTGTGTCCGGAGCAATCGAGGGCGCCCATCGATATGGAGGCGCGCTGCTCCCTTCGCCTGGCGCGAGATTGTCCGTCACATCGCTGCCGAAGCGCGACAGTCGTCTATCGTCGAGATCATTCAGCGCGAGGAATGCCGCCACCAGGCTTTTTATAGTGCTCAACTGATGCGAAAGATTCGGGTAGTCTGGGCCCTCGTCCTTAAAAAGGGCCTTGAATAAGTCAGCGACTTCACGGCCATATTGTCCGGATCTGAGCGCGTAGATTACGCTTTCCGCATCCGACCAGCTCACCCCTTCTACTCGGTCGCTTGCGGCCTGCCATGCGAACCTTGCCATAAGCCACGATCTTGAAAGCCGGTCTTCGTGCACGTGATGTTCGACAATTGCTTCGGCAGCGTAGCAACGGGTTTGCCCAGCCTCATACAATACCGTCTGCAAGTGCAGGTCTTCGCCGCTCATCAGGCTACGACCGTGGCGACCGAGGTTTTCCAGGAAGCCACCCGCGCGACGCGCGTGCTTGACCGAAAACGCGACGTTGGCGCCGAAACCATGTTCGTGTTCTCCCGCGACGCGACTATTGCGGCCGAGATCAAGGACTGTGAATGCGCTTTCAAAATCTGGCGTCACCCACGCCGGTCTGTGGCCGTTTGGCCAAATCGGTTGCACCGGCCCAAACACGACCGTCGGCTTTTCTGTAGAGTTGAAAGCACCCAATAGCGCTTGCAGCCAACCGGCACACGCCAATGCGTCATCATCGATGAACGCAATCAGTGGTGCGGCGGCTTCTTCCAAGGCAACGTTTCGCGCATTCGACAACCCACTTTTCTCAAGCTTGAGGAGGCGGACGTTCGTGGGCAGGCTTCGATCCGTCCAAAAAGCTTCTCGCGCGAATTGATCGTCGCTGTTGTCAAGGATCAGGACTTCGTAGTCCTCTGTAGCCAGTGTCTGCGACTCCAGCGACGCTAGACAGTCGGGCAGAACGCTGTACCTGTTGAATGTGCACACAGCCACGGAAATCTTGGGTTGTCTCATCCAGCTTGTTATCCGCTCTCAATATTTGTCACGAATGTCAAAGACTAAGGTCGGATAAAACCCACGCTCAGACAGACTTTATCCAAATAGCTGGATCGCCAATCTTTTGCAACCAGCTCAGTTTTTGACTGTTTCCCGTCGTCGCGCAGGCGTTGCTCACTACGACCGTGGACAGCTTCTGCGCGTGACTGTATCCCGTTGCACCTCGTCAGGCGAGCAGGAGCGGCAACCAAAAGTTTCCTTCTAACATCAATTGTAGAAACCCGATGAGACCGCCGCGTCTCCACATTCTTTCTTTGATCAGGCAACCGGCACGCCAGCAAAAAATAGCGCGCCGTCACGAATTTTCGGCAATGTAGGGCTGGTGAGCCCAATCCGGTAGGCTTCTTTCGTTGTCGATGCGACGATAAACTACGGATTTGCCAATATCCAGTACACGTTCGAAACTCGGTTGTTGATCCAGGAGCCGCATCAACTCCGCGATCGAATTGAGCTGGACATTACCGATCATGACACAGCCACGCTCTTTCAGAAGATAGTTCACGTAGAAGAAATCCACGAATACATTGGGCCAGCCGTGATGCCCGTCAATCAAGGCGAAGTCAAAGAGCGGGTTGGTCGCACCAAAGTTCGCCAGTTTCGGCAACTCCCATTCCGAAAAGCCGTCAATGAATTCGGCTGGGCCGAGACTGATCTTCTGATTGCGGCAGTAGTCTTCGATCCGGTCGAACAGGCTGGGCTCGGGACAAATTGACACGACGCGGTTCGGATAGAGATGCAGGAACGCGATCGTCGAGTTCCCTGCGCCCGTCTCAAGTATGGACGCGCCAGTGCCGACATCCCTTCGGATGAAGTCGTGAACCTGCCGCAAGTAATCAGCGGTGAAACTTCCGCTGTTCCAGGTTTCTCCGCCATCCCATGACTGCAGCAACGGCATGTCGGCCACGTACCTGTCGAAGCGCTCCCGTTCATAGACCGATCCCGCCTCTT
Coding sequences:
- a CDS encoding glycosyltransferase, with amino-acid sequence MRQPKISVAVCTFNRYSVLPDCLASLESQTLATEDYEVLILDNSDDQFAREAFWTDRSLPTNVRLLKLEKSGLSNARNVALEEAAAPLIAFIDDDALACAGWLQALLGAFNSTEKPTVVFGPVQPIWPNGHRPAWVTPDFESAFTVLDLGRNSRVAGEHEHGFGANVAFSVKHARRAGGFLENLGRHGRSLMSGEDLHLQTVLYEAGQTRCYAAEAIVEHHVHEDRLSRSWLMARFAWQAASDRVEGVSWSDAESVIYALRSGQYGREVADLFKALFKDEGPDYPNLSHQLSTIKSLVAAFLALNDLDDRRLSRFGSDVTDNLAPGEGSSAPPYRWAPSIAPDTRLLVAEGAGNRGHNYLVAPLRLLPHMQEIAMTVPVDSPCPDYDGIFEAISGRNCKLFLPTLDNHLYWLNRANFTGLMDRHAVKISGFLHRLPDNEADVRALQTFGQRLEAVFVFAPQIELTLREQYGLDRVYTLPHIAHHAPYMTMSRTEARRSLGIPDDAVVLAQMGEQRPGKGLENLLEAIPHLSDDVKRKLFVLLVGKAQPRIIKAAQEALTAAGVAHRIDLADNGIPGDYAVVSPWDYATRIVASDYGCLMFDGPQKNVMSGAISDYLSAGVGVIAAVDTVVGKFIANLGAGHVISNETPKVLAGALDSVVRSSEVLDKRSSPMTDYLRQIDPKNVATRIASVLEIRAETGPIGLAEAETTRTYESEQS
- a CDS encoding methyltransferase domain-containing protein; its protein translation is MTLSNETYDAKFFSDQVDGSSLSASIMVPWILDLRAGASSVVDVGCGTGAWLAEYERNGIEDYLGIDGHLPDGHLLKIPACRALKRNLADPLDLGRRFDIAQSLEVAEHLSASSSKAFVDTLVSLSDVIVFGAAIPGQGGTYHVNEQWQSYWWSRFEERGYAGIDALKNRAWYDSRVMWWYAQNTMVFVNRERPDLLEQVRAKASARPVVDVVHPNCFRQYRDALENAHMSKATHDPDYEELLQEHRLLLQSLPRRFKDPGRIRRLYSESKSWKRVMLRHPFKVAYWWDLYRVQRRRKRAEQAALVN
- a CDS encoding FkbM family methyltransferase; protein product: MAAESDIDIHLLNHYFAQRPNGRTHVLVEIGAASPEYLSIGAGFRKAGWRVLSVEPNPIFAEQHRRMGHEIYEFAASDSDADEVDFYLVNLHGIEYQSGEITYESISSLGIRPEFQVQLDDLSDKASVERIKVRQRRLDTILATAAVEVAHIDLLCIDVEGWEMEVLGGLDFEKLAPSVIVLENFGNSSIYRDRIGALGYVLIEKFPPNEIFVRRYGEGQSDI